ACTGCATCTTGTCCGGGGTGGCGATGGGGCCAATCATCGTCCGAACGTGGCCCCGGAGGATCTTGGCCAGCTCGTCCGTGGGCTCGATGCCCTCCTTGAGGGTGACGTAGACGTAGATGCCCTCGCCCTTGATGTCGTGGGGAAAGCCCACCACCGCGGCCTCGGCTACCGACTCGTGGCTGACCAGGGCGCTTTCGATCTCCGCCGTGCCCATCCGGTGGCCGGAGACGTTGATGACATCGTCGATGCGGCCCATGATCCAGTAGTCGCCGTCCCGGTCGATGCGGGCGCCGTCACCGGAGAAGTATTTGCCCGGATGCTGGCTGAAGTAGACCTCTTTCACCCGCTTCTGGTCCACATCCCCGTAAGTGCCGCGGATCATGCCCGGCCAGGGCTTCTCGATCACCAGATGCCCGCCCTCGTCGCTGGCCGCCGGCGTGCCGTCCTGGCGGAGCACCGCCGGCACCACGCCGAAGAAGGGCCGCAGCGCCGAGCCGGGCTTCAAGGTCATGGCGCCCGGCAAGGGGGAGATCAGGATGCCGCCGGTCTCGGTCTGCCACCAGGTGTCGACGATGGGCAGCTTCCCCTTGCCCACATGGGTGTGGTACCAGATCCAGGCCTCGGGGTTGATGGGCTCGCCTACGGTGCCCAGGAGCTTCAGGGAGGTCAGCCGGTGCTGGTGCACCCATTTCTCCCCCTCCCGCATCAGCGACCGGATGACGGTGGGCGCCGTGTAGATGGTGCTCACCTGGTGCTTGTCACAGATCGCCCAGAAGCGGCCCGGGTCCGGATAGGTGGGCACGCCCTCGAAGAGCAGGGAGGTGGCGCCGGCGGACAGCGGGCCGTAGACGATGTAGCTGTGGCCGGTGACCCAGCCGATGTCCGCGGTGCAGAAGAAGGTTTCCTTCTCGTGGTAGTCGAAGATCCAGCGGAAGGTCATGTTGGTGTACAGGCAATAGCCGCCGGTGGTGTGGAGCACGCCCTTGGGCTTGCCGGTGGAGCCGGAGGTGTAGAGGATGAACAGGGGATCCTCGGCATCCATGACCTCGGGCGGACACTGGGCGCTGATATCCGGCGCCGCCACCTCCTGGTGCCACCACAGGTCCCGGCCGTCCTTCATCGGCACGTCGCCGGAGCCCCGCTTGGCCACCAGCACCTTCTGCACCGAGGGGCATTCCTCCAGGGCCCGGTCGGCATTGACCTTCATGGGCACCTTGCGACCACCCCGCACGCCCTCGTCCGAGGTGATGAGCAGCGAGGCGCCGCAGTCGTTGATCCGGTCCCGGAGGGCATTGGCGGAAAAACCACCGAAGACGATGGAGTGGATGGCGCCGATCCGGGCACAGGCCAGCATGGCGATGGGCAGCTCCGGGATCATCGGCATGTAGATGCTGACCCGGTCGCCCTTCTTCACCCCCTGCTTCTTGAGCACATTGGCGAACCGGGAAATCTCGTAATGGAGCTGCTGGTAGGTGTAGGTCCGGTAGGAGCCGTCGTCCGCTTCCCAGATGATGGCGGCCTTGTTGCGGCGCTCGCCGTCCAGGTGGCGGTCGATGCAGTTGTAGCAGGCATTGAGCTGGCCGCCCTTGAACCAGCTGATGGACGGCTTCTCGAAGGTGTAGTCCAAAACCCGGTCCCACTTCCTGAACCAGGTGAGGTACTGGTCGGCCATCTCGCCCCAGAAGCCCTCCGGATCCTCCACGGAGCGCCGGTACATGGCCTCGTACTGGGCCAGGGAGCTGATGTGTGCCTGCTGGGCGAACTCGGCCGGGGCCGGGAAGACCCGGTGCTCGTCCAGAAGAACGGAGATCTCCTTTTCTGCCATTGCGTCCTCCTTGCGTGTTCAGGGTTAGGGGCCAGCGGCCGAAAGCGGGACGCCAGCCATACAATCTCGTGGCGGCGAAGAGCCCGGGCCGGCGCACCTGCCGCCGGCCCGGCGTTGATGGTAGC
This region of Thermodesulfobacteriota bacterium genomic DNA includes:
- the acs gene encoding acetate--CoA ligase, which encodes MAEKEISVLLDEHRVFPAPAEFAQQAHISSLAQYEAMYRRSVEDPEGFWGEMADQYLTWFRKWDRVLDYTFEKPSISWFKGGQLNACYNCIDRHLDGERRNKAAIIWEADDGSYRTYTYQQLHYEISRFANVLKKQGVKKGDRVSIYMPMIPELPIAMLACARIGAIHSIVFGGFSANALRDRINDCGASLLITSDEGVRGGRKVPMKVNADRALEECPSVQKVLVAKRGSGDVPMKDGRDLWWHQEVAAPDISAQCPPEVMDAEDPLFILYTSGSTGKPKGVLHTTGGYCLYTNMTFRWIFDYHEKETFFCTADIGWVTGHSYIVYGPLSAGATSLLFEGVPTYPDPGRFWAICDKHQVSTIYTAPTVIRSLMREGEKWVHQHRLTSLKLLGTVGEPINPEAWIWYHTHVGKGKLPIVDTWWQTETGGILISPLPGAMTLKPGSALRPFFGVVPAVLRQDGTPAASDEGGHLVIEKPWPGMIRGTYGDVDQKRVKEVYFSQHPGKYFSGDGARIDRDGDYWIMGRIDDVINVSGHRMGTAEIESALVSHESVAEAAVVGFPHDIKGEGIYVYVTLKEGIEPTDELAKILRGHVRTMIGPIATPDKMQFSPGLPKTRSGKIMRRILRKIAKGDVSDLGDTSTLADPTVVDSLVTNRV